One window of Paenibacillus sp. FSL K6-3182 genomic DNA carries:
- a CDS encoding extracellular solute-binding protein has protein sequence MKKRIAGLSALILLVVLLLAACSQSNEPAHTDAAPLTSLDKPVEINVFAQQDTSIDLKTNDFTRLLEHKFNVKFNWDIISMDGAKEKRQISLASGDFPDAYILTAYIDQFTQSDLLKYGKQSVFLPLNELIEQYAPNIKAAMEKDPKLKALNTAPDGNIYGLVAYSECFHCSYPNKMWVNTKWLQRLGLDMPKTTAEFKEMLRAFKQNDPNGNGLLDEVPLSGSTEDFGVHIVPYLMNGFIYDDDRNYLYMNNGKVDTAANKPQWKEGIAYIKSLYDEGLIDPGAFIQNAEALKKAGDNANADILGAAAAMHPAIFVSERTKDYAPLPPLAGPYASYATFASGGISPGAKFVITNKASKEAQIALIRMVDYMYTPEGQTLAQSGLEGVGWRKPTAGEAALGEGLEPKFATLIPIESTEQKNTGWSGMAHFYMPRDYRDSWVASKDIYAPDGYERRLIEATLLYEGHEPDEMFPVWNIWLDSAQADEVGMLSTNLMNYIDQSMLQFITGNLDLDRDWDTYVSGLENMQVDRFIEIMQKAYDQNKPMH, from the coding sequence ATGAAGAAAAGAATCGCAGGCCTATCTGCGCTTATACTTCTTGTAGTTTTACTGCTTGCCGCGTGCTCGCAAAGCAATGAGCCAGCTCATACGGATGCTGCACCGCTTACTTCCTTAGACAAGCCGGTCGAGATTAATGTTTTCGCTCAGCAGGATACCAGCATCGATTTGAAAACAAATGATTTTACGAGGCTGCTTGAACATAAATTTAATGTCAAATTTAATTGGGACATTATTTCGATGGACGGCGCGAAGGAGAAACGGCAAATTTCACTTGCAAGCGGCGATTTTCCTGATGCTTATATTTTAACGGCCTACATTGACCAGTTCACACAATCCGACTTGTTGAAGTATGGCAAGCAAAGCGTGTTTCTGCCGTTAAATGAGCTTATAGAGCAATATGCGCCGAACATTAAAGCCGCGATGGAGAAAGATCCGAAGCTTAAAGCTTTGAATACAGCTCCTGATGGCAATATTTATGGGCTTGTTGCTTATAGTGAATGCTTCCACTGCTCCTATCCAAACAAAATGTGGGTAAACACGAAGTGGCTTCAGCGATTAGGGCTTGATATGCCAAAAACGACAGCCGAATTTAAAGAGATGCTGAGAGCGTTCAAGCAAAACGACCCGAACGGAAATGGTTTATTGGATGAAGTTCCGCTGAGCGGCTCGACGGAAGATTTTGGCGTTCATATTGTTCCTTATTTGATGAATGGCTTCATTTATGATGACGACCGCAATTATTTGTATATGAATAATGGGAAGGTGGATACAGCGGCCAATAAGCCGCAATGGAAGGAAGGGATTGCTTATATTAAGTCACTTTATGATGAGGGCTTAATTGATCCGGGAGCCTTTATTCAAAATGCCGAGGCGCTAAAAAAAGCTGGAGACAATGCAAATGCTGATATTCTCGGCGCAGCTGCAGCCATGCATCCTGCTATCTTCGTGAGTGAGCGAACGAAGGATTATGCACCGCTGCCGCCGCTTGCGGGGCCGTATGCTTCCTATGCTACCTTTGCCAGCGGCGGCATATCACCGGGAGCTAAATTTGTCATTACGAATAAGGCGAGCAAGGAAGCGCAAATTGCCTTAATTCGAATGGTTGACTACATGTACACGCCGGAAGGACAAACGCTAGCGCAATCGGGTCTTGAAGGCGTAGGCTGGCGAAAGCCGACAGCTGGTGAGGCTGCGCTTGGTGAAGGGCTGGAGCCCAAATTTGCAACGCTGATCCCCATCGAAAGCACTGAGCAAAAGAACACCGGCTGGAGCGGGATGGCGCATTTCTATATGCCAAGAGATTATCGAGACAGCTGGGTCGCAAGCAAAGACATATACGCGCCCGACGGCTATGAGCGAAGGCTTATTGAAGCGACTCTGCTGTATGAGGGACATGAGCCTGACGAAATGTTTCCGGTGTGGAACATTTGGCTTGATTCGGCACAAGCGGATGAAGTGGGGATGCTGAGCACAAATTTGATGAATTACATTGATCAAAGCATGCTTCAATTTATTACCGGGAACTTGGATTTGGATAGGGATTGGGATACCTATGTGAGCGGACTGGAGAATATGCAGGTTGATCGTTTTATTGAAATCATGCAAAAAGCATATGACCAAAACAAACCTATGCACTAG
- a CDS encoding AraC family transcriptional regulator: MPKYSTIFRKFLISYLIILVIPSIAGYVSYRTSISVTQSISIENSVTLLQRSQDILERRMVEVEGFTRQLALNPDLNKLMNEQKKGDIVNVYGIWSMVRQVTPFSQTNDFLQNYFIYLNNYDVIFTQGSAYFRPEHYYQNFHYNDLTLAEWKETVLDKTHRSEIMPLRSFTSNAKQSSVVTYMQSLPLDSFSGSSPATVVVMIDEENISSLLAGVEDRYGGWAHISDAQGNTVGLRGISEENAKLLSSDSRLIQDKVSQFYNNDLVITIHSEKNGWTYRAGIPKQVLMENANQIKHITWLVTGIALLLGLLAGLLLSYRNSAPMNRLLTVMKEQFGKDGITGRNEYDFLQGNISSIITSNRHLETELKRQLPLVRDGFLKRLIAGEFHTTEEITAAAVQADTRFDTNEGYVGILQINGYSGMDNVEILNELYAARLILKKALIDLDSQLHMTDLGSDRIVTIITTMEGEYGVEAAKLRMSHILEKLSDIAYREYKISVTAAFGDAFTTILDVSHSYEQAKQTIEYAEFNSKKSFVWFTDSRLETATYYYPMDIEQRLISTIRAGDSDEAKRMVHSVMNINMENKQLSIEMKQQLIGELKGTLLKLLDQKTFMESDMLHALKNQIIGIQASNPMAAIQEEIIGIVEALCSVINSKKNHVHIQTVEEIKQFIAEAYGDSEMTLYRIAERVERPEKYISQLFKEVTDINVSDYLEMIRIEQASSLLRTNAYTVDEIAARVGYNSSHSFRRAFKRVMGVAPSSYRQSIEV, translated from the coding sequence GTGCCAAAGTACTCAACCATTTTTCGGAAATTTCTCATTTCATATCTTATTATTTTGGTCATTCCAAGCATAGCGGGCTACGTTTCCTATCGTACTTCAATCTCGGTGACACAATCCATTTCCATTGAGAATAGCGTCACATTGCTGCAGCGGAGCCAGGATATTTTGGAGAGAAGGATGGTTGAGGTTGAGGGCTTCACAAGGCAGCTCGCTTTGAATCCTGATTTAAATAAATTAATGAATGAGCAGAAAAAAGGCGACATCGTCAACGTCTATGGCATTTGGAGCATGGTGAGACAGGTAACGCCGTTTAGCCAGACAAATGATTTTTTGCAAAACTATTTTATCTACTTAAATAACTATGATGTGATCTTTACACAGGGCTCCGCCTATTTCCGTCCCGAACATTATTATCAGAACTTTCATTATAACGATCTTACGCTCGCGGAATGGAAGGAAACAGTACTGGATAAAACTCACCGAAGTGAAATTATGCCTCTTCGCTCCTTTACTAGCAATGCCAAACAATCCTCCGTCGTTACGTATATGCAGTCGCTCCCTTTGGACAGCTTTAGCGGCTCATCGCCTGCCACTGTGGTCGTCATGATTGATGAAGAAAACATATCTAGCCTGCTCGCGGGAGTAGAGGATCGTTACGGCGGCTGGGCTCATATTAGCGATGCGCAAGGGAATACAGTTGGACTGCGCGGAATTAGCGAGGAAAATGCCAAGCTGCTGTCTTCGGATTCACGCCTCATCCAAGACAAAGTTAGTCAATTTTATAATAACGATCTCGTCATTACGATCCATTCCGAAAAAAATGGTTGGACCTATCGAGCGGGAATTCCAAAGCAGGTGCTGATGGAAAACGCAAATCAAATTAAACATATTACTTGGCTGGTGACAGGCATCGCTTTACTTCTCGGCCTGCTGGCTGGTCTGCTCCTGTCCTACCGAAACAGCGCACCAATGAATAGGCTGCTTACGGTTATGAAGGAGCAGTTCGGCAAGGATGGCATCACGGGCCGAAACGAATATGATTTTTTGCAAGGCAACATATCGAGCATCATTACGAGCAATCGCCACCTGGAGACGGAATTAAAACGGCAGCTTCCTTTAGTTAGAGATGGTTTCTTGAAACGGTTAATTGCTGGGGAATTTCACACTACTGAGGAAATTACGGCAGCGGCTGTACAGGCGGATACGAGGTTTGATACGAATGAGGGTTATGTCGGTATTTTGCAGATAAATGGATACTCCGGCATGGACAACGTAGAAATACTGAACGAGCTGTATGCAGCAAGACTCATTTTGAAAAAGGCGTTAATCGATCTGGACAGCCAGCTGCATATGACGGATCTTGGCTCGGATCGAATTGTGACGATTATAACGACCATGGAAGGGGAGTATGGAGTCGAAGCAGCTAAGCTGCGAATGAGTCATATTCTTGAGAAGCTGTCCGATATCGCTTATAGGGAGTATAAGATTTCGGTCACTGCAGCATTCGGAGATGCGTTCACGACTATTCTTGACGTTAGCCACTCCTATGAGCAAGCGAAACAAACGATCGAGTATGCCGAGTTTAACAGCAAAAAGAGCTTCGTATGGTTTACGGACTCCAGGCTTGAAACAGCGACATATTATTATCCAATGGACATTGAGCAGCGCTTGATTAGCACCATTCGTGCGGGAGATTCGGATGAGGCAAAGCGGATGGTTCATTCGGTTATGAATATTAATATGGAGAATAAGCAGCTATCTATCGAGATGAAGCAGCAGCTGATCGGCGAACTGAAGGGTACGCTGCTTAAGCTGCTGGACCAGAAAACGTTCATGGAATCCGATATGCTGCATGCGTTGAAAAATCAAATCATCGGCATTCAAGCTTCTAATCCAATGGCGGCTATTCAGGAGGAGATCATCGGTATTGTAGAAGCATTATGCAGCGTCATCAACAGTAAAAAAAATCATGTTCATATTCAAACCGTCGAGGAAATTAAGCAGTTTATTGCTGAGGCTTATGGCGACTCTGAGATGACCTTATACCGCATTGCAGAGCGGGTGGAGCGGCCGGAGAAATACATTTCACAATTGTTCAAAGAGGTTACGGATATAAATGTCTCTGACTATTTGGAGATGATTCGTATAGAGCAGGCTTCCTCCTTATTACGGACGAACGCTTATACTGTTGATGAAATCGCTGCTCGCGTCGGGTACAACAGCTCTCATTCGTTCCGAAGAGCCTTTAAGCGAGTCATGGGCGTTGCGCCAAGCTCATATCGACAATCGATCGAAGTGTAA
- a CDS encoding glycoside hydrolase family 95 protein, whose product MNHSKLWYSGPAVDWKQGLPIGNGRIGAVIHGGIESETWSMTEITYWSGQVERIQGNGNPKANLEQMREQFFKGNYSEGDRLAKQGLQPKKQNFGTNLSVCDINLCFEQQGEDLVRELSLEKAIVQTSYTSSGGKITRETFATHADGIVVSRIKSELKGAISFSLSIQGRTGDFATTAADNDTIGFRGQATEDVHSNGKCGVFCEGKVKVVAVGGIIEASGNEIKVSQADEAFIYFAVNTDYGRTDENWASECHAQINDAIAKGYERLRADHIVDYRDLYARVTLDLGDTASAKLPTDERMKQLRNGHYDDPDLVALFFQYGRYLTIAGSREDSPLPLHLQGVWNDGEANRMAWSCDYHLDINTEMNYYPTEISNLAECHVPLMNYIERLSVAGRQAAQDFYGSEGWVAHVFSNAWGFSAPGWETGWGLNVTGGLWIAMHLKEHYEYGLDRDFLMKQAYPVMKESAVFFLDYMTVHPTYGWLVTGPSNSPENSFYPSGSKDEAQQLSMGSTMDQQLIWDLFTFCLESAKLLQMDSEFQEKLEQALLLMPPLMIGKKGQLQEWLEDYEEAQPEHRHLAHLFGLYPSNQITPRKTPELSAAAKQTLIGRMQTDELEDIEFTAVLFSTGFSRLYEGDRALKHITHLIGELCFDNMLTYSKAGVAGAETNIFVIDGNYGGTAAVADLLLQSQPGEIHLLPALPAVWNKGSYKGLRAKGNVEVDVSWENGVLTEATIQAFSIGETVVRFGEQEVQITLIPGRVYRFDKDLKAQVQQEA is encoded by the coding sequence ATGAATCATTCAAAGCTTTGGTATTCAGGGCCAGCAGTCGATTGGAAGCAAGGACTGCCGATAGGGAATGGAAGAATAGGCGCGGTCATTCACGGTGGAATAGAAAGCGAAACGTGGAGCATGACAGAAATTACTTACTGGTCGGGTCAGGTGGAGCGCATTCAAGGAAACGGAAACCCGAAAGCCAATCTGGAGCAGATGAGAGAGCAGTTTTTCAAGGGCAATTATAGCGAGGGAGACCGGCTTGCTAAGCAAGGGCTGCAGCCGAAGAAGCAAAACTTTGGCACAAACCTTTCTGTGTGCGATATCAATCTGTGCTTCGAGCAGCAAGGGGAAGATCTGGTTCGTGAGTTAAGCTTGGAAAAGGCAATCGTACAAACTTCCTATACAAGCTCTGGCGGCAAAATAACACGTGAGACGTTCGCAACGCATGCCGATGGCATTGTTGTATCGCGCATAAAGAGTGAGCTAAAAGGGGCAATATCCTTCTCGCTGAGCATTCAAGGTAGAACCGGAGATTTTGCAACGACAGCTGCGGATAACGATACAATTGGGTTCCGCGGCCAAGCGACGGAAGATGTGCACAGCAACGGAAAATGTGGTGTGTTTTGCGAGGGCAAGGTGAAGGTCGTTGCCGTAGGCGGCATTATCGAAGCTAGTGGTAATGAAATCAAGGTATCGCAAGCGGATGAGGCGTTTATATATTTCGCGGTGAATACGGATTATGGCAGGACGGATGAGAATTGGGCTTCGGAATGCCATGCGCAAATTAACGATGCTATTGCCAAAGGTTATGAGCGACTAAGAGCGGATCATATTGTAGATTATCGCGATTTGTACGCTCGTGTTACCCTTGATTTAGGCGATACGGCGAGTGCGAAGCTGCCAACAGACGAGCGGATGAAGCAGCTTCGGAACGGGCATTATGATGATCCGGATTTAGTCGCTTTATTTTTCCAATACGGCCGTTATCTAACGATTGCAGGTTCGCGCGAGGATTCGCCGCTGCCGCTGCATTTGCAAGGCGTGTGGAACGATGGCGAAGCGAATCGCATGGCTTGGAGCTGCGACTACCACTTGGATATCAACACGGAAATGAACTATTACCCGACGGAAATAAGCAATTTGGCGGAATGCCATGTACCATTGATGAACTATATTGAACGTTTATCTGTCGCAGGCAGGCAAGCGGCTCAGGATTTCTACGGAAGCGAGGGCTGGGTGGCGCATGTGTTCTCGAATGCTTGGGGCTTCTCGGCACCGGGCTGGGAGACGGGCTGGGGACTGAATGTAACAGGCGGATTATGGATTGCGATGCATTTGAAGGAGCATTATGAGTATGGGCTTGACCGCGATTTCCTAATGAAGCAGGCGTATCCCGTTATGAAGGAATCGGCGGTCTTTTTCCTCGATTATATGACTGTGCACCCTACTTATGGCTGGCTCGTAACCGGACCGTCCAATTCGCCTGAGAACAGCTTTTATCCGAGCGGCAGCAAGGATGAAGCTCAGCAGCTGTCGATGGGCTCAACGATGGACCAGCAGCTGATATGGGATTTGTTCACTTTTTGCCTAGAGTCGGCGAAGCTGCTGCAAATGGATTCTGAGTTCCAAGAGAAGCTGGAGCAAGCATTATTGCTGATGCCGCCTCTCATGATCGGAAAAAAAGGACAGCTGCAGGAGTGGCTCGAGGATTATGAGGAGGCGCAGCCGGAGCATCGCCACCTTGCTCATCTATTTGGCTTATACCCGAGCAATCAAATTACACCGCGGAAGACGCCGGAGCTGAGTGCTGCCGCTAAGCAAACGTTGATTGGCCGAATGCAGACCGATGAGCTGGAGGATATTGAATTTACAGCGGTACTGTTCTCCACCGGCTTCTCCAGATTGTACGAAGGTGATCGTGCGCTAAAGCATATCACTCATTTAATTGGAGAGCTGTGCTTCGATAATATGCTGACCTATTCCAAGGCGGGTGTAGCCGGAGCGGAGACGAATATTTTTGTCATCGACGGCAATTATGGCGGAACCGCAGCGGTAGCGGATCTGCTCCTTCAAAGCCAGCCGGGCGAAATTCACCTGCTTCCAGCGCTTCCCGCTGTCTGGAACAAAGGGTCATACAAAGGACTGCGTGCCAAAGGAAATGTAGAGGTTGACGTGTCGTGGGAAAATGGCGTGCTGACTGAAGCAACGATTCAAGCTTTCTCTATAGGGGAAACGGTCGTAAGATTCGGTGAGCAGGAAGTGCAAATTACTCTGATTCCCGGCCGCGTCTATCGATTCGATAAAGACTTGAAAGCTCAAGTACAGCAAGAAGCTTAA
- a CDS encoding mandelate racemase/muconate lactonizing enzyme family protein — MMKITKVETFVLHVPIDPPITDAINVATHWGLSGVRIFTDEGYVGYGYTGTCAHGDDMIVDTIERYYAPELIGKDPFMVKEIWETLRYGKMHWIGRAGITHMALAAVDIALWDIMSKASNKPLWQYLGGHKSKGIKAYNTNGGWLNWSKERLLKDVTDIIEQGFTGVKIKVGKSDPHEDYDRVKAVRKAIGDQVIFMIDVNQQWNINTAMTWGKKLEEFDLFWLEEPLNPDDILGHKKLADALNVPIALGEHVYSKYAFRDYIHQGAIEYCQVDVTRVAGITEWLQVAGLAASYDIPICPHVGDMGQIHQHLVAATPGAMMLEYIPWIRTIFVEPATVKNGQYVLPELPGASTEIIPKYFNEFRIR, encoded by the coding sequence ATGATGAAAATCACAAAAGTGGAAACATTCGTTCTTCATGTCCCCATCGACCCGCCAATAACGGATGCGATTAATGTGGCGACGCACTGGGGACTGTCAGGCGTTCGGATCTTTACAGATGAAGGTTACGTCGGATACGGCTACACAGGAACCTGCGCCCATGGCGATGATATGATCGTCGACACGATTGAACGTTATTACGCTCCGGAGTTGATCGGCAAGGACCCTTTTATGGTAAAGGAGATTTGGGAAACGCTGCGGTATGGCAAAATGCACTGGATCGGACGGGCAGGCATTACGCATATGGCGCTTGCTGCTGTGGATATTGCGTTATGGGACATTATGTCGAAGGCGTCCAATAAGCCGTTATGGCAGTACCTTGGCGGACATAAATCAAAAGGCATTAAAGCCTATAACACGAACGGCGGCTGGTTGAACTGGTCGAAGGAGCGTTTGCTGAAGGATGTCACGGACATTATCGAGCAGGGGTTTACAGGGGTGAAAATTAAAGTTGGCAAGTCCGATCCACATGAAGATTATGACCGAGTGAAGGCGGTGCGCAAAGCGATTGGCGATCAGGTGATCTTTATGATCGACGTCAATCAGCAATGGAATATTAATACGGCGATGACTTGGGGCAAGAAGCTGGAGGAATTTGATTTATTTTGGCTGGAGGAGCCGCTTAATCCTGATGATATTTTAGGTCACAAGAAGCTGGCTGATGCACTAAATGTTCCGATTGCACTCGGTGAGCATGTGTACTCGAAATATGCGTTCCGTGATTATATTCATCAAGGCGCTATCGAATATTGTCAGGTTGATGTTACGCGGGTAGCGGGTATTACGGAGTGGCTGCAGGTCGCGGGGCTGGCCGCTTCGTACGACATACCAATATGCCCGCATGTCGGCGATATGGGACAAATTCACCAGCATTTGGTGGCGGCTACGCCGGGGGCAATGATGCTTGAGTATATCCCTTGGATCAGAACGATCTTTGTTGAACCGGCAACCGTCAAGAATGGACAATATGTGCTGCCGGAGCTGCCGGGCGCTTCCACTGAAATCATTCCTAAATATTTTAATGAATTCCGTATTCGATAG
- a CDS encoding glucose 1-dehydrogenase, giving the protein MRFKDKVVLITGGGSGIGEESARLFAAEGAQVVIADWNEHEGQRVADEINKQQGILKGLPYRSARAMQTDVSRESAVEALMKETVQTFGKLDVLYNNAAVILPKPLEEIDEQSFDHVLAVNVKGVYLMIKHAIPLLRQTKGAIVNMASLNGLIGQRNNPIYAASKGAVIALTKSLALDFAADGVRVNCVCPAGVMTPLLEDWLRQQPDQAAALDALNAMHPLGRSATSEEIAQSVLYLASQQAAFITGVALPVEGGASLGY; this is encoded by the coding sequence TTGAGATTTAAAGATAAGGTTGTGCTTATAACCGGCGGCGGTTCTGGTATCGGCGAGGAAAGCGCACGGTTGTTCGCGGCAGAGGGCGCACAAGTCGTAATAGCGGATTGGAATGAGCATGAAGGGCAGCGCGTGGCTGATGAAATCAATAAACAACAAGGAATCTTGAAAGGGCTTCCATATAGAAGTGCGCGGGCAATGCAGACGGATGTATCGCGTGAGAGTGCGGTTGAAGCGCTTATGAAAGAAACGGTTCAGACATTCGGCAAGCTCGATGTTCTGTATAACAATGCAGCGGTTATACTGCCAAAGCCGCTTGAGGAAATCGATGAGCAGTCATTTGACCATGTTCTTGCGGTAAATGTGAAGGGCGTGTATTTGATGATCAAGCACGCGATTCCGCTATTGCGGCAGACCAAAGGCGCGATTGTGAATATGGCTTCGCTGAACGGTCTTATCGGGCAGCGGAATAATCCGATTTATGCTGCTTCCAAAGGTGCCGTTATTGCGCTGACGAAGTCATTGGCGCTCGATTTTGCAGCGGATGGTGTAAGAGTCAACTGTGTGTGTCCGGCGGGTGTGATGACGCCTTTACTGGAAGATTGGCTGAGACAGCAGCCTGATCAAGCAGCAGCGCTGGATGCGCTGAATGCGATGCATCCGCTTGGCCGATCAGCAACCTCGGAGGAGATCGCGCAGTCGGTACTGTATTTGGCTTCCCAGCAAGCGGCTTTCATAACGGGTGTAGCTCTTCCGGTTGAGGGTGGAGCTTCGCTAGGCTATTAA
- a CDS encoding AraC family transcriptional regulator: protein MKKLNEITPHVGDSMYYLYDGSSNEKLRICSVYAFHLFTDGPGEMEIDGKKYPINNRTLIFLRPEQPHAFHISSDHPLSSYNLYCDLWNQSDPVSANRTFIYAPEPFELNTVAPSMACDELDSLPCVFSLQPYPELYDSFLMLAKLYNDSQFYRTEMMNSLLYAWILNWYNTIHTHQPTDYRIVRLLTHLNAHPEKRESVETWWEFCGLKRTYFHALFLRETGLTPKAYHHKLLMRRASHLLLESELSVTAIAEKLGYASIHPFTRHFSAFYGTSPKHYRMQPQSEK from the coding sequence TTGAAGAAGCTGAACGAGATCACGCCTCATGTCGGAGATTCCATGTATTACCTTTACGATGGCAGCTCCAATGAGAAGCTGCGTATTTGCAGCGTTTATGCCTTTCATTTATTTACTGATGGTCCCGGAGAAATGGAGATTGACGGCAAGAAATACCCTATCAACAATCGAACGCTAATCTTTCTTAGGCCAGAGCAGCCTCACGCCTTCCATATTTCATCCGACCATCCGCTGTCCTCCTACAATTTGTATTGTGATCTCTGGAATCAGAGTGATCCCGTCTCTGCCAATCGAACGTTCATCTACGCCCCGGAGCCGTTCGAGCTGAATACCGTCGCCCCTTCCATGGCATGTGATGAACTCGACAGCCTGCCATGCGTATTTTCCTTGCAGCCTTATCCAGAGCTGTACGATTCCTTCTTAATGCTCGCTAAGCTGTATAATGATTCGCAATTTTACCGAACAGAGATGATGAACAGCTTGCTCTATGCTTGGATTCTGAACTGGTACAATACGATTCATACGCACCAGCCTACCGATTATCGCATCGTCCGCTTGCTCACGCATCTAAATGCTCATCCTGAGAAACGCGAGTCCGTCGAGACATGGTGGGAATTTTGCGGGCTGAAGCGAACCTACTTTCATGCTTTGTTTCTAAGAGAAACCGGACTCACGCCTAAAGCCTACCATCACAAGCTGCTCATGAGACGCGCTTCCCATCTCTTGCTCGAAAGCGAGTTGAGCGTTACCGCCATTGCCGAGAAGCTTGGTTATGCCTCTATCCATCCTTTTACTCGTCATTTCAGCGCCTTCTATGGCACCAGTCCAAAACATTACCGCATGCAGCCTCAGTCAGAGAAATGA